A window of Streptomyces marispadix contains these coding sequences:
- a CDS encoding NfeD family protein — MDAWIWWLIGAALLGIALVVTAMPELGMLAMGAVAGAVTAGLGGGMVAQVLVFAVVSSALIVVVQPVARRSRGQHPKLSSGVDALLGRQATVLERVDGQGGRIKLGGEVWSARALDPDAAYEPGAQVDVAEIDGATAVVMG, encoded by the coding sequence GTGGACGCATGGATCTGGTGGTTGATAGGCGCCGCCTTACTGGGAATCGCTCTCGTCGTCACCGCGATGCCCGAACTGGGCATGCTCGCCATGGGAGCCGTGGCAGGTGCCGTGACGGCGGGGCTCGGCGGCGGAATGGTGGCGCAGGTCCTCGTCTTCGCCGTCGTCTCCTCGGCTCTGATCGTCGTGGTGCAGCCTGTGGCGCGCCGCTCCCGCGGGCAGCACCCCAAACTCAGCAGCGGCGTGGACGCGTTGCTGGGCCGGCAGGCCACCGTGCTGGAACGGGTCGACGGGCAGGGCGGCCGTATCAAACTCGGCGGCGAGGTCTGGTCGGCACGGGCGCTGGACCCCGACGCGGCATACGAACCGGGCGCCCAGGTCGACGTGGCTGAGATCGACGGCGCGACCGCGGTCGTGATGGGATGA
- a CDS encoding GAF domain-containing sensor histidine kinase: protein MLRSSGLAAVSAAILSMNRQLEVRDVLQTIVTSARELLDAEYAALGVPDDHGGFAQFVVDGVTEEQWKSIGPLPRQHGVLAAMLHEATPQRLADVRTDPRFQGWPRAHPELADFLGMPVADGEEVLGALFLANKRCTPGGQVTVTPPQAEADGERRSACAFTEEDEQLLRLLAQHAAIALTNARLYERSRELTIAGERARIGHDLHDAVAQKLFSLRLTAQAATALVDRDPDRAKGELHEIGRLAADASEELRAAVVELRPAALDEDGLVATLRTQTQVLDRAHSAEVAFASEGAPRALPAAQEEALLRVAQEALHNALRHAAASHVGVTLSYGRTGARLRVTDDGRGFDPRAVRKAGRHLGLVSMRDRAGGVGGTLTVESEPGKGASVELEVPGG, encoded by the coding sequence ATGCTCCGCAGCTCAGGGCTCGCGGCCGTCAGTGCCGCGATCCTCTCCATGAACAGACAGCTCGAAGTGCGCGACGTACTCCAGACGATCGTCACTTCGGCCCGTGAGCTGCTGGACGCCGAGTACGCGGCCCTCGGGGTGCCCGACGACCACGGCGGCTTCGCACAGTTCGTGGTGGACGGAGTGACCGAGGAGCAGTGGAAGTCCATCGGGCCGCTGCCCCGGCAGCACGGCGTACTCGCGGCGATGCTGCACGAGGCGACGCCCCAGCGGCTCGCCGACGTACGTACCGACCCGCGCTTCCAGGGGTGGCCACGGGCACACCCCGAACTCGCCGACTTCCTCGGCATGCCCGTCGCCGACGGCGAGGAGGTGCTGGGCGCCCTCTTCCTCGCCAACAAGCGCTGCACGCCCGGAGGTCAGGTCACCGTCACCCCGCCTCAGGCGGAAGCCGACGGTGAGCGGCGGTCCGCGTGCGCCTTCACGGAGGAGGACGAGCAGTTGCTTCGGCTGCTCGCCCAGCACGCGGCCATCGCCCTCACCAACGCCCGCCTGTACGAGCGCAGTCGGGAGCTGACCATCGCCGGGGAGAGAGCACGCATCGGGCACGATCTGCACGACGCCGTCGCCCAGAAGCTCTTCTCACTGCGGCTCACCGCCCAGGCCGCCACCGCCCTCGTCGACCGCGACCCCGACCGCGCCAAGGGCGAACTGCACGAGATCGGCCGTCTCGCCGCCGACGCGTCCGAGGAACTGCGCGCCGCCGTCGTCGAGTTGCGTCCCGCGGCGCTCGACGAGGACGGGCTCGTCGCCACCCTCCGCACGCAGACCCAGGTCCTCGACCGCGCCCACTCCGCGGAGGTCGCCTTCGCGAGCGAGGGCGCCCCGCGGGCTCTTCCGGCCGCGCAGGAGGAGGCGCTGCTGCGCGTCGCACAGGAGGCGTTGCACAACGCACTGCGCCACGCGGCGGCTTCACACGTCGGGGTCACGCTCTCCTACGGCCGTACGGGCGCGCGGCTGCGCGTCACCGACGACGGCCGCGGCTTCGACCCGAGGGCCGTACGGAAGGCGGGCAGGCATCTGGGCCTGGTCTCGATGCGCGACCGGGCGGGCGGCGTCGGCGGCACCCTCACCGTCGAATCCGAACCCGGCAAGGGAGCGTCGGTCGAACTGGAGGTGCCCGGTGGCTGA
- a CDS encoding YbhB/YbcL family Raf kinase inhibitor-like protein, whose amino-acid sequence MTEQKQPPLPHDFHPPVASFEVVSDDVSEGGRLRPDQLYSEGNTSPHLRWEGFPADTRSFAVTCFDPDAPTGSGFWHWSVFDIPVSVTELPAGAGTGDMKGLPEGAVHVRNDFGTRDFGGAAPPPGDGPHRYVFTVYAVQDEKLGPDADASPAYVGFNLRFKAIGRAQLIGVHEETGG is encoded by the coding sequence GTGACCGAGCAGAAGCAACCGCCGCTCCCCCACGACTTCCATCCGCCCGTCGCCTCCTTCGAGGTGGTGAGCGACGACGTCTCGGAGGGCGGCCGGCTGCGCCCGGACCAGCTCTACTCGGAGGGCAATACCTCTCCTCATCTGCGCTGGGAGGGGTTCCCGGCTGACACCCGGAGCTTCGCCGTGACGTGCTTCGACCCCGACGCTCCGACGGGCAGCGGCTTCTGGCACTGGTCCGTCTTCGACATCCCCGTCTCCGTCACGGAGCTTCCCGCGGGCGCCGGGACCGGGGACATGAAGGGGCTTCCCGAGGGTGCCGTGCATGTACGCAACGACTTCGGCACGCGGGACTTCGGCGGGGCCGCGCCGCCTCCCGGGGACGGGCCGCACCGCTATGTCTTCACGGTCTACGCCGTGCAGGACGAGAAGCTCGGGCCGGACGCGGACGCTTCTCCGGCCTACGTCGGGTTCAATCTGCGGTTCAAGGCGATCGGACGGGCTCAGCTCATCGGCGTCCATGAGGAGACCGGGGGCTGA
- a CDS encoding sulfite exporter TauE/SafE family protein, with product MTIWEAVAVCAAGVGAGAINTVVGSGTLLTFPVLLAVGLPPVTANVSNALGLVPGSVSGAIGYRRELRGQRRRVLILSAVSLVGALTGAVLLVALPSSAFDMIVPALIGVALLLVAVQPWLARVAERRRAKRGTKARQNGGLLLSGGMLCASAYGGYFGAAQGIIYLALMGLFLDETLQRTNAVKNVLGALVNATAAAFFLFVADFDWTAVVLIAAGSAVGGQFGALVGRRLPPTALRAIVVTVGVAAIVQQLLR from the coding sequence GTGACCATCTGGGAGGCGGTGGCGGTCTGCGCCGCGGGCGTCGGAGCGGGCGCCATCAACACCGTCGTCGGCTCGGGCACCCTGCTGACCTTCCCTGTGCTGCTCGCCGTCGGGCTGCCGCCCGTGACGGCCAACGTCTCGAACGCCCTCGGCCTCGTACCCGGATCGGTCAGCGGCGCCATCGGCTACAGACGTGAACTGCGCGGCCAGCGGCGTCGCGTGCTGATCCTCAGCGCCGTCTCACTCGTCGGCGCACTGACCGGAGCGGTGCTGCTGGTGGCGCTGCCCTCCAGCGCCTTCGACATGATCGTCCCGGCGCTCATCGGCGTCGCGCTGCTGCTGGTGGCCGTGCAGCCCTGGCTGGCACGCGTCGCGGAACGCCGCCGTGCCAAGCGCGGCACCAAGGCCCGCCAGAACGGCGGACTCCTGCTCTCCGGGGGGATGCTCTGCGCCAGCGCCTACGGCGGCTACTTCGGCGCGGCCCAGGGCATCATCTACCTCGCCCTCATGGGACTCTTCCTCGACGAGACCCTTCAGCGCACCAACGCCGTGAAGAACGTCCTCGGCGCCCTCGTCAACGCCACCGCCGCCGCGTTCTTCCTCTTCGTCGCCGACTTCGACTGGACGGCCGTAGTGCTGATCGCCGCGGGCAGCGCGGTCGGCGGCCAGTTCGGCGCCCTCGTGGGACGCAGACTGCCACCGACCGCGCTCCGGGCGATCGTCGTCACGGTCGGCGTTGCCGCGATCGTCCAGCAACTCCTGCGCTGA
- a CDS encoding ABC transporter ATP-binding protein/permease, whose product MGHGVPELVLELNGKTWTLEPSRPYRVGRDPQGDVVIDDARVSWRHATIRWGGHGWVIEDQGSTNGSYVRGQRIQQMELRPGMSVHLGNAEDGPRLDLSGSGTPQAPRGGGPGAQAAEPRQQGAGHPGGPQAGATQAPPQQPVQQQPPQQPQQPGWQQQGQQHPGWQQQPPQQQPPQQHQQHAVPQQQGRQPMHGAQPMHPHAPAQAQQGHIPPQGAPGQDRRQAHQGPHQGGQHGGDRSPTTFHQLALGRVMRIGRALENELVVSDLQVSRHHAEFHASPDGRFEIHDLGSHNGTYVNGQPLPKSGSTVITPQDTVGVGHSTFRLVGDRLEEFVDTGEVTFSARHLTVKVDNGKVILDNVTFGVPEKSLIGVIGPSGSGKSTLLRALTGYRPADVGEVLYDNRNLYQHFAELRQRIGLVPQDDILHKELRVRTALRYAARLRFPGDVAEAERNARVEEVLAELKLDVHADKKVTSLSGGQRKRVSVALELLTKPSLIFLDEPTSGLDPGMDRDVMQLLRGLADDGRTVLVVTHSVAELGLCDKLLVMAPGGGVAYFGPPGEALNFFGYGTWADVFSAFENYRDYDWMGRWHGSQHYQMYAADLDSVGPQQAQQVHAPPARTQKPQSWGSQFWTLVRRYVSVIASDKGFLALTVILPLVLGGVSTLIPSDYGLGYGPLTKGRTNRDASTIMLIIAVGMCFSGAANSVRELIKERVIYERERATGLSRSAYLMSKVLVLGIVTAVQGVIISAIGFAPREMPAEGVIGEDLPAVEMTLAVITLGFTSMMFGLIISSLVKTAEKTMPLLVMFAIVQVVFTGVLFQLFDTPGVGQLSWLMPSRWAVAAMGATADMNTLLPWEKGNPDPLWEHTAGTYVLDMIVLLGLGVALVFVVARLLRRHEPEVMRK is encoded by the coding sequence GTGGGGCATGGAGTGCCGGAACTCGTACTGGAATTGAACGGAAAGACCTGGACCCTCGAACCGTCCAGACCGTACCGCGTGGGACGCGATCCGCAGGGGGACGTGGTGATCGACGACGCCAGGGTCTCCTGGCGTCACGCCACCATCCGGTGGGGCGGTCACGGCTGGGTGATCGAGGACCAGGGCAGCACGAACGGCTCGTACGTACGAGGGCAGCGCATCCAGCAGATGGAGCTGCGCCCGGGCATGAGCGTGCACTTGGGCAACGCCGAGGACGGGCCGAGGCTGGACCTGTCCGGGAGCGGGACGCCGCAGGCTCCCCGCGGGGGAGGCCCCGGTGCCCAGGCCGCCGAGCCGAGGCAGCAGGGGGCGGGTCACCCCGGGGGGCCGCAGGCGGGGGCCACACAGGCGCCGCCGCAGCAGCCGGTTCAGCAGCAACCGCCGCAGCAGCCCCAGCAGCCCGGCTGGCAGCAGCAGGGCCAGCAGCACCCGGGGTGGCAGCAACAGCCGCCCCAACAGCAGCCGCCGCAGCAGCACCAGCAGCACGCGGTACCGCAGCAGCAGGGCCGGCAGCCCATGCACGGCGCGCAGCCCATGCACCCGCACGCCCCCGCCCAGGCCCAGCAGGGACACATACCCCCGCAGGGCGCACCCGGGCAGGACCGCCGGCAGGCCCATCAGGGCCCCCATCAGGGCGGCCAGCACGGCGGCGACCGCAGCCCGACGACCTTCCACCAGCTCGCCCTTGGCCGGGTGATGCGCATCGGCCGTGCCCTGGAGAACGAACTCGTCGTCTCCGACCTCCAGGTCTCACGCCACCACGCCGAGTTCCACGCCTCGCCCGACGGGCGCTTCGAGATCCACGACCTGGGGTCGCACAACGGCACGTACGTCAACGGCCAGCCGCTCCCCAAGTCCGGGTCCACGGTGATCACTCCGCAGGACACCGTCGGCGTAGGGCACTCCACGTTCCGGCTGGTCGGCGACCGCCTGGAGGAGTTCGTCGACACCGGCGAGGTCACCTTCTCCGCCCGCCACCTCACGGTGAAGGTCGACAACGGGAAGGTGATCCTCGACAACGTCACCTTCGGCGTTCCGGAGAAGTCGCTCATCGGCGTCATCGGCCCGTCCGGCTCCGGCAAGTCGACGCTGCTGCGCGCCCTGACGGGATACCGCCCGGCCGACGTCGGCGAGGTCCTCTACGACAACCGGAACCTCTACCAGCACTTCGCCGAACTGCGGCAGCGCATCGGCCTCGTACCGCAGGACGACATTCTCCACAAGGAGCTGCGTGTCCGTACGGCCCTGCGCTACGCGGCCCGGCTGCGCTTCCCCGGCGACGTGGCCGAGGCCGAGCGCAACGCCCGCGTGGAGGAGGTGCTCGCCGAGCTGAAGCTGGACGTGCACGCCGACAAGAAGGTCACCTCCCTCTCCGGCGGCCAGCGCAAGCGCGTCTCCGTGGCCCTGGAGCTGCTGACCAAGCCGTCACTGATCTTCCTGGACGAGCCCACCTCCGGTCTCGACCCGGGCATGGACCGCGACGTGATGCAGTTGCTGCGCGGCCTCGCCGACGACGGCCGCACGGTCCTCGTCGTCACCCACTCCGTGGCCGAACTCGGCCTGTGCGACAAGCTGCTGGTGATGGCCCCCGGCGGCGGCGTCGCCTACTTCGGGCCGCCCGGGGAGGCACTGAACTTCTTCGGCTACGGCACGTGGGCGGACGTCTTCTCGGCCTTCGAGAACTACCGCGACTACGACTGGATGGGCCGCTGGCACGGCTCGCAGCACTACCAGATGTACGCCGCCGACCTCGACTCCGTCGGCCCCCAGCAGGCCCAGCAGGTCCACGCCCCGCCCGCGCGTACGCAGAAACCGCAGAGCTGGGGCTCGCAGTTCTGGACGCTGGTCCGCCGCTATGTCTCGGTCATCGCCTCCGACAAGGGCTTCCTCGCGCTCACCGTGATCCTGCCCCTCGTCCTCGGCGGAGTCAGCACACTGATTCCCAGCGACTACGGACTGGGCTACGGCCCGCTGACCAAGGGACGCACCAACCGCGACGCCAGCACGATCATGCTGATCATCGCCGTCGGCATGTGCTTCTCGGGCGCGGCCAACTCCGTACGAGAGCTGATCAAGGAACGGGTCATCTACGAGCGCGAACGCGCCACGGGCCTCTCCCGCTCGGCATATCTGATGTCCAAGGTGCTCGTGCTCGGCATCGTCACCGCCGTGCAGGGCGTGATCATCTCCGCGATCGGTTTCGCGCCGCGTGAGATGCCCGCGGAGGGCGTCATCGGTGAGGACCTGCCCGCGGTCGAGATGACCCTCGCCGTGATCACGCTCGGCTTCACGTCGATGATGTTCGGCCTGATCATCTCGTCGCTGGTGAAGACGGCGGAGAAGACCATGCCGCTGCTGGTCATGTTCGCCATCGTCCAAGTGGTCTTCACCGGCGTGCTCTTCCAGCTCTTCGACACCCCGGGTGTCGGGCAGCTTTCCTGGCTGATGCCGTCCCGCTGGGCCGTCGCCGCGATGGGCGCCACGGCCGACATGAACACGCTGCTGCCGTGGGAGAAGGGCAACCCGGACCCGCTGTGGGAGCACACCGCGGGCACCTATGTGCTGGACATGATCGTTCTGCTGGGCCTCGGCGTCGCCCTGGTCTTCGTCGTGGCACGCCTGCTGCGCCGCCATGAGCCGGAGGTCATGCGCAAGTAG
- a CDS encoding sporulation protein: MGFKKLFASLGVGSASVDTVLHEPNVVPGGVVQGEVHIEAGSVDQQIQGLSVGLMAKVEVETNDGELKQNIEFGRQQLGGALDLKEGARHTVPFQLGVPWETPITTFMGQQLTGMSIGVSTELAIAQAVDSTDIDPVNVHALPAQQAILDSFGTLGFRFRSADMEKGRIRGTRQQLPFYQEIEFTAPPQYRGLSQVELSFVADGNQMDVVMEMDKTPGLFTGGSDSYRAFQVDLNDFHQTDWTAFINQWLTEVGGRRNWL, from the coding sequence ATGGGATTCAAGAAGCTGTTCGCGAGCTTGGGGGTCGGGAGTGCGTCCGTGGACACCGTGCTTCACGAGCCGAACGTGGTGCCCGGTGGTGTCGTACAGGGGGAGGTGCACATCGAGGCCGGGTCTGTCGATCAGCAGATCCAGGGACTGTCCGTCGGTCTCATGGCGAAGGTAGAGGTGGAGACGAACGACGGTGAGCTGAAGCAGAACATCGAGTTCGGCAGGCAGCAGCTCGGCGGCGCGCTGGATCTCAAGGAGGGGGCCAGGCACACCGTGCCCTTCCAGCTCGGGGTGCCGTGGGAGACGCCGATCACGACGTTCATGGGCCAGCAGCTCACCGGCATGAGCATCGGGGTGTCGACGGAGCTGGCCATCGCGCAGGCGGTCGACTCCACGGACATCGATCCCGTCAACGTCCATGCGCTGCCTGCTCAGCAGGCGATCCTGGACTCCTTCGGGACTCTGGGCTTCCGCTTCCGTTCGGCAGACATGGAGAAGGGGCGTATCCGCGGTACGCGGCAGCAGCTCCCCTTCTACCAGGAGATCGAGTTCACCGCGCCCCCGCAGTACAGGGGGCTGTCGCAGGTCGAGCTGTCCTTCGTGGCCGACGGGAATCAGATGGACGTCGTCATGGAGATGGACAAGACGCCGGGGCTCTTCACCGGTGGCAGTGACTCGTACCGGGCGTTCCAGGTGGATCTGAACGACTTCCACCAGACCGACTGGACGGCGTTCATCAATCAGTGGCTGACGGAGGTCGGGGGGCGCCGCAACTGGCTGTGA
- a CDS encoding ABC transporter ATP-binding protein: MSEVLELVDVSVVRDGHALLDDVSWSVKEGERWVILGPNGAGKTTLLNLASSYLYPSKGTATILGDRLGAVDVFELRPRIGMAGIAMSEKLPRSQSVLRTVLTAAYGMTAHWQEEYEALDEERARAFLDRLGMTEYLDRKFGTLSEGERKRTLIARAMMTDPELLLLDEPAAGLDLGGREDLVRRLGRLARDPYAPSMVMVTHHVEEIAPGFTHVLMIRQGQVLAAGPLETELTSRNLSRCFGLPLVVENRGERWTAQGLPLS, from the coding sequence ATGAGCGAAGTACTTGAGCTGGTGGACGTATCCGTGGTCCGCGATGGCCACGCTCTGCTGGACGATGTCTCCTGGTCGGTCAAAGAGGGCGAACGCTGGGTCATCCTCGGCCCCAACGGCGCCGGCAAGACCACCCTGCTCAACCTCGCCTCCAGTTACCTCTACCCCAGCAAGGGCACCGCCACCATCCTCGGCGACCGGCTCGGCGCCGTCGACGTCTTCGAACTCCGCCCGCGCATCGGCATGGCGGGCATCGCCATGTCGGAGAAGCTTCCCCGCTCCCAGAGCGTGCTGCGTACGGTCCTCACCGCCGCGTACGGCATGACGGCGCACTGGCAGGAGGAGTACGAGGCCCTGGACGAGGAGCGTGCTCGCGCCTTCCTCGACCGGCTCGGCATGACGGAGTACCTCGACCGCAAGTTCGGCACCCTCTCCGAAGGCGAACGCAAGCGCACCCTCATCGCCCGCGCCATGATGACCGACCCCGAACTGCTGCTGCTGGACGAGCCCGCGGCAGGGCTCGACCTCGGCGGCCGTGAGGACCTGGTGCGCAGACTGGGGCGCCTCGCCCGCGACCCTTACGCCCCCTCGATGGTGATGGTCACCCACCATGTCGAGGAGATCGCGCCGGGCTTCACGCACGTACTGATGATCCGTCAGGGACAGGTGCTGGCCGCCGGGCCTCTGGAGACCGAACTGACCTCCCGCAATCTCTCCCGCTGCTTCGGACTGCCGCTCGTGGTGGAGAACCGGGGCGAGCGCTGGACCGCTCAGGGTCTGCCGCTGAGCTGA
- a CDS encoding response regulator: MADPIRVLIVDDHQVVRRGLRTFLEIQDDIEVVGEAVDGDEGVACAEELRPDVVLMDVKMPGTDGIEALRELRRLENPARILVVTSFTEQRTVVPALRAGAAGYVYKDVDPDALAGAIRSIHAGHVLLQPEVAGALLADDTGGATGGGRGSVLTEREREVLELIADGRSNREIARVLVLSEKTVKTHVSNILMKLDLADRTQAALWAVRHGLTD, translated from the coding sequence GTGGCTGATCCGATCCGTGTGCTGATCGTCGACGACCACCAGGTCGTACGGCGCGGGCTGCGCACGTTCCTGGAGATCCAGGACGACATCGAGGTGGTCGGCGAGGCGGTCGACGGGGACGAAGGGGTCGCATGCGCCGAGGAGTTGCGCCCCGACGTCGTCCTGATGGACGTGAAGATGCCCGGCACGGACGGCATCGAGGCGCTGCGGGAGCTGCGGCGCCTGGAGAACCCGGCACGGATCCTCGTCGTCACGAGCTTCACGGAGCAGCGCACGGTCGTACCGGCGCTGCGAGCGGGGGCGGCAGGCTATGTGTACAAGGACGTCGACCCCGACGCCCTGGCCGGAGCCATCCGTTCCATACATGCCGGGCATGTGCTCCTCCAGCCCGAGGTGGCGGGCGCCCTGCTCGCGGACGACACGGGAGGCGCCACGGGCGGCGGCAGGGGCTCCGTACTGACCGAGCGGGAGCGCGAGGTGCTGGAGCTGATCGCGGACGGCCGTTCCAACCGCGAGATCGCCAGGGTCCTGGTGCTGTCGGAGAAGACGGTCAAGACACATGTGTCGAACATCCTGATGAAGCTCGACCTCGCCGACCGTACGCAGGCCGCCCTGTGGGCGGTCCGGCACGGGCTCACGGACTGA
- a CDS encoding transglycosylase SLT domain-containing protein yields MSVPNPERHGRLSRLHKISAAGAAAVGVTAIAFTVVPGQKSSGSVTAGSEMAAKPVALQTAADGPAEQKVGIDAQTSAADARARAHAKAEARKKAEARAEARHEAAKKAERDRERRLAASRSAERAKASPSGSPQQIARQIIGDESQFQCFSQIVERESGWNVHAQNPSGAYGLVQALPGSKMSSAGPDWRNNAATQVKWGLNYMKDRYGSPCGAWSFWQSNNWY; encoded by the coding sequence ATGAGCGTTCCAAATCCCGAACGCCACGGCAGGCTTTCCCGTCTGCACAAGATCTCTGCGGCAGGAGCCGCAGCCGTCGGTGTCACGGCCATCGCGTTCACCGTCGTACCAGGTCAGAAGAGCAGCGGGAGCGTGACTGCCGGATCGGAGATGGCTGCCAAGCCCGTCGCACTTCAGACAGCGGCGGACGGACCCGCGGAGCAGAAGGTGGGCATCGACGCCCAGACTTCCGCCGCCGACGCACGCGCACGCGCCCACGCCAAGGCGGAGGCCCGTAAGAAGGCCGAGGCCAGAGCGGAAGCGCGGCACGAAGCAGCCAAGAAGGCCGAACGGGACCGTGAGCGCAGGCTGGCAGCCAGCCGCTCGGCGGAGCGCGCCAAGGCGTCGCCATCCGGCTCACCACAGCAGATCGCCAGGCAGATCATCGGGGACGAGTCGCAGTTCCAGTGCTTCTCGCAGATCGTCGAGCGGGAGAGCGGCTGGAACGTGCACGCGCAGAACCCCAGCGGGGCGTACGGGCTGGTGCAGGCGCTGCCCGGCTCCAAGATGTCCTCGGCCGGGCCGGACTGGCGCAACAACGCCGCCACACAGGTCAAGTGGGGACTGAACTACATGAAGGACCGCTACGGCAGCCCCTGCGGCGCCTGGTCCTTCTGGCAGTCCAACAACTGGTACTGA
- a CDS encoding barstar family protein, translating into MTSPVDLPELPELPDGGLPGLFDGTVPPGVYRCESVGPDVLMQADAANWTGAVIDLSDTTDKAEFMNRCATGLELPGWFGHNWDALADSLTDLSWWGETDGYLLMTAGWPGFEQADPKSAATAVNVFTAAVGYWSVRDAPLSVLLG; encoded by the coding sequence ATGACCAGTCCCGTGGACCTGCCCGAACTCCCCGAACTGCCCGACGGCGGTCTGCCTGGCCTCTTCGACGGCACCGTGCCTCCCGGGGTGTACCGATGCGAATCCGTGGGCCCGGACGTACTGATGCAGGCGGACGCCGCGAACTGGACCGGCGCCGTCATCGACCTCAGCGACACCACCGACAAGGCCGAGTTCATGAACCGCTGCGCCACCGGTCTCGAACTCCCCGGCTGGTTCGGCCACAACTGGGACGCGCTCGCCGACTCCCTCACCGACCTGTCCTGGTGGGGGGAGACCGACGGCTATCTGCTGATGACCGCGGGCTGGCCGGGCTTCGAGCAGGCCGACCCGAAGTCGGCCGCCACCGCCGTGAACGTGTTCACGGCGGCGGTCGGCTACTGGTCGGTGCGTGACGCACCGCTCTCCGTACTACTCGGCTGA
- a CDS encoding DNA-3-methyladenine glycosylase: protein MITGADRTRRNDDTHTPLPRSFFDRPVLEVAPELLGRYLVRTAPDGRILLRITEVEAYAGESDPGSHAYRGRTQRNASMFGPPGHAYVYFIYGMWFSLNLVCGAEGHASGVLLRAGEVLTGEEHARKRRPKARNHSELAKGPARLATALDVDRTLNGTDVCTPDERAPLRILTGETCDAERLRSGPRTGVGGAGAVHPWRYWIDQDPTVSPYRPHQPRRRRKPLDSQGPTT from the coding sequence ATGATCACCGGCGCTGACCGTACGCGAAGGAACGACGACACCCACACCCCGCTACCCCGTTCTTTCTTCGACCGCCCGGTCCTGGAGGTCGCCCCGGAACTACTGGGGCGCTATCTCGTACGCACCGCACCCGACGGCCGGATCCTGCTCCGCATCACGGAGGTAGAGGCCTACGCCGGCGAGTCCGACCCGGGTTCGCACGCGTACAGGGGGCGGACCCAGCGCAACGCCTCGATGTTCGGGCCTCCCGGTCACGCGTACGTGTACTTCATCTACGGGATGTGGTTCAGCCTCAACCTGGTCTGCGGAGCCGAGGGCCACGCGAGCGGTGTGCTGCTGCGCGCCGGCGAGGTTCTGACGGGCGAGGAGCACGCACGCAAGCGCCGCCCGAAGGCACGCAACCACTCGGAACTGGCCAAGGGCCCGGCCCGCCTGGCGACCGCCCTCGACGTCGACCGCACCCTGAACGGCACCGACGTCTGCACCCCGGACGAACGCGCTCCGCTCCGGATCCTCACTGGTGAAACCTGCGACGCCGAACGTCTACGGAGCGGCCCGCGCACGGGTGTGGGCGGCGCGGGAGCGGTGCACCCGTGGCGTTACTGGATCGACCAGGACCCCACGGTGAGTCCTTACCGGCCACACCAGCCCAGGCGCCGCCGGAAGCCGCTTGACTCTCAAGGACCCACGACCTAA
- a CDS encoding SPFH domain-containing protein: MDAIIIVLIILVVLVFIALIKTIQVIPQASAAIVERFGRYTRTLNAGLNIVVPFIDTVRNRVDLREQVVPFPPQPVITQDNLVVNIDTVIYYQVTDARAATYEVASYIQAIEQLTVTTLRNIIGGMDLERTLTSREEINAALRGVLDEATGKWGIRVNRVELKAIEPPTSIQDSMEKQMRADRDKRAAILQAEGVRQSQILTAEGEKQSSILRAEGEARSAALRAEGEAQAIRTVFESIHAGDPDQKLLSYQYLQMLPKIAEGDANKLWIVPSEIGDALKGLGGALDGFKPGGGNGNGGGGGASQAAGMVKPPRESPKLD; this comes from the coding sequence ATGGACGCCATCATCATTGTCCTGATCATCCTGGTGGTGCTGGTCTTCATCGCACTCATCAAGACGATCCAGGTCATTCCGCAGGCGAGCGCCGCGATCGTCGAGCGCTTCGGCCGCTACACCCGCACCCTCAACGCGGGCCTCAACATCGTGGTCCCCTTCATCGACACGGTCCGCAACAGGGTCGACCTGCGCGAGCAGGTCGTGCCGTTCCCCCCGCAGCCCGTCATCACCCAGGACAACCTGGTCGTCAACATCGACACCGTCATCTATTACCAGGTGACCGACGCCCGCGCCGCCACGTACGAAGTCGCCAGCTACATCCAGGCGATCGAGCAGCTCACGGTCACGACGCTGCGCAACATCATCGGCGGCATGGACCTGGAGCGGACCCTCACCTCCCGCGAGGAGATCAACGCCGCCCTGCGCGGCGTGCTCGACGAGGCCACCGGCAAGTGGGGCATCCGCGTAAACCGCGTCGAGCTGAAGGCGATCGAGCCGCCGACGTCCATCCAGGACTCGATGGAGAAGCAGATGCGCGCCGACCGCGACAAGCGCGCGGCGATCCTCCAGGCCGAAGGTGTACGGCAGTCGCAGATCCTCACCGCGGAGGGCGAGAAGCAGTCGTCCATCCTGCGCGCGGAAGGTGAGGCCCGCTCGGCGGCGCTGCGAGCCGAAGGCGAGGCCCAGGCCATCCGTACGGTCTTCGAGTCGATCCACGCCGGCGACCCGGACCAGAAGCTGCTCTCGTACCAGTACCTCCAGATGCTGCCGAAGATCGCGGAGGGCGACGCCAACAAGCTCTGGATCGTCCCCAGCGAGATCGGCGACGCGCTGAAGGGTCTGGGCGGTGCGCTCGACGGCTTCAAGCCCGGCGGAGGCAACGGCAACGGCGGTGGCGGCGGCGCGAGCCAGGCGGCCGGCATGGTGAAGCCGCCGAGGGAGAGCCCGAAGCTCGACTGA